A genome region from Sphingobium sp. CR2-8 includes the following:
- a CDS encoding sensor histidine kinase has product MNGATTLPRRASAWRRQLPAFLRHGRLAALVEGFTLALFLGMAGLTYYILSGNGQSYTLLTPPIVALLLVANLVPAIALLMLLGRRVARRRAVHSAIGSDGQLHVRLVAIFSIVASVPMLLVVIFASLLFQYGVQFWFSDSARGLLQNASDLARGYYEQNLREVGDETVTMSGDLRDYLGQSKVSSPQFAEGFIYQVVGRKLNRSAIIEVGKDGIARTAATVDPENRPAAEMLSAEAVKRLAAGENVVVQTRRNQIEAVTLLYPNSKIYLYAARNADSSSFSNVARAQKVLSDYDLFAAQSRALQLRFNIALFVGSLLLVGIAVYIALAVADWMVRPVNELVTAARRITAGDLSARVTGPKSRDEIGTLAAAFNRMTQRLEAQTGALVAANSQLDERRAFIEAILSGVSAGVLSVDLKGVVQLLNSSAAAILVDEGDDPLGRPLAQVSPELAEFVASDEGAGIVQVRAHGDLRTLAVKLSRDVSGHILTFDDITQQLSDQRRAAWSDVARRIAHEIKNPLTPIQLAAERLQRRYAEEVTSDRATFTRLTGTIIRQVGDLRRIVDEFSSFARMPKPVFRREEVGDIARHALFLHEVAHPDIRFDFTSGSDDLEMVCDRRQLGQALTNIVKNAVEAIEPKPPTEDGSPRGHVSMRLTQEEGGDVLIIVRDDGIGLPPERERILEPYMTTRTKGTGLGLAIVKKIVEEHLGEIRFDDAEGGGARVTLRFAAGALEKLEEGQVIALPKGKVTANGA; this is encoded by the coding sequence CCCTGTTCCTGGGGATGGCGGGCCTCACTTATTATATCCTGTCGGGCAACGGCCAATCCTACACGCTGCTGACGCCCCCCATCGTCGCACTGTTGCTGGTCGCCAATCTCGTGCCGGCCATCGCTTTGCTTATGTTGCTGGGTCGGCGCGTCGCGCGGCGGCGGGCGGTGCATTCCGCGATCGGCAGCGATGGCCAGTTGCACGTTCGACTCGTCGCCATCTTCTCGATCGTGGCCAGCGTGCCCATGCTGCTGGTGGTGATCTTCGCCTCGCTGCTGTTCCAATATGGCGTGCAATTCTGGTTTTCGGACAGCGCCCGCGGCCTGCTCCAAAATGCCAGCGATCTGGCGCGCGGCTATTATGAGCAGAATTTGCGCGAGGTCGGCGACGAAACCGTCACCATGTCGGGCGACCTGCGCGATTATCTGGGGCAGTCGAAGGTCAGTAGCCCGCAATTCGCCGAAGGCTTCATCTATCAGGTGGTCGGCCGCAAGCTCAACCGCTCGGCGATCATCGAGGTTGGCAAGGACGGCATCGCTCGCACCGCCGCCACCGTCGATCCCGAAAACCGGCCAGCAGCGGAGATGCTGTCGGCGGAGGCCGTCAAGCGGCTGGCTGCGGGGGAAAATGTCGTCGTCCAGACCCGCCGCAACCAGATCGAGGCGGTGACGCTGCTCTATCCCAATTCCAAAATCTACCTCTACGCCGCGCGCAACGCGGACAGTTCTTCCTTCTCCAACGTCGCCCGCGCGCAGAAAGTCTTGTCCGATTACGACCTGTTCGCGGCGCAATCACGCGCGTTGCAACTGCGCTTCAACATCGCCTTGTTCGTGGGATCGCTGCTGCTGGTCGGCATTGCCGTCTATATCGCCCTGGCGGTCGCCGACTGGATGGTGCGGCCGGTCAATGAACTCGTCACTGCGGCGCGGCGGATCACGGCGGGCGACCTGTCGGCGCGCGTCACCGGGCCGAAGTCGCGCGACGAAATCGGGACGCTGGCCGCCGCCTTCAATCGCATGACCCAACGGCTGGAGGCGCAGACCGGCGCGCTGGTCGCGGCCAATAGCCAGTTGGACGAGCGTCGCGCCTTCATCGAGGCGATTCTGTCGGGCGTCAGCGCCGGTGTCTTGTCGGTCGATCTCAAGGGCGTGGTGCAACTGCTCAACAGCTCGGCTGCGGCGATATTGGTGGACGAAGGCGACGATCCGCTCGGTCGCCCGCTGGCCCAGGTGTCGCCGGAACTGGCCGAATTCGTGGCGTCAGACGAAGGCGCGGGCATCGTTCAGGTCCGCGCCCATGGCGACCTGCGCACGCTGGCGGTCAAATTGTCGCGCGATGTGTCCGGCCACATCCTGACCTTCGACGACATCACCCAGCAACTGTCCGATCAGCGCCGCGCAGCCTGGTCCGACGTCGCGCGGCGCATCGCGCATGAGATTAAGAACCCGCTGACTCCGATCCAGCTTGCCGCCGAACGGCTGCAACGCCGCTATGCCGAGGAAGTGACGAGCGACCGCGCCACCTTCACGCGCCTGACCGGCACGATCATCCGGCAGGTGGGCGATCTGCGCCGTATCGTGGACGAATTTTCCTCCTTCGCGCGCATGCCCAAGCCCGTGTTCCGCCGGGAAGAGGTGGGCGACATCGCCCGCCATGCCCTGTTCCTGCATGAAGTCGCCCATCCCGACATCCGCTTCGATTTCACCAGTGGATCGGATGATCTGGAGATGGTGTGCGACCGTCGGCAATTGGGTCAGGCGCTCACGAACATCGTGAAGAATGCCGTGGAAGCCATTGAACCCAAACCACCAACCGAGGATGGCAGCCCGCGTGGTCATGTCTCCATGCGCCTGACGCAGGAGGAGGGCGGCGACGTTCTCATCATCGTGCGGGACGATGGCATCGGCCTGCCGCCCGAGCGGGAACGGATATTGGAACCTTATATGACGACGCGGACCAAGGGCACGGGCTTGGGCCTCGCCATCGTCAAGAAGATTGTCGAGGAGCATCTGGGGGAGATCCGCTTCGACGATGCCGAAGGGGGCGGCGCGCGCGTCACCCTGCGTTTTGCCGCGGGGGCGCTGGAAAAACTGGAAGAGGGGCAGGTTATCGCCCTGCCAAAAGGAAAAGTGACGGCCAATGGCGCTTGA
- the ntrX gene encoding nitrogen assimilation response regulator NtrX translates to MALDILIVDDEEDIRDLVAGVLEDEGFTTRTAANSDSAIDALDGRRPSLVLLDVWLQGSRMDGLELLDEIKRRDPTIPVLMISGHGNIDTAVAAIRKGAADFIEKPFEADRLLHLVSRATETERLRRENQVLRARFGQDDELTGTSASINGVRATIKKVAGTGSRVLISGPAGVGKEVAARMLHSWSGRADSPFIIVAAARMDPDRVEEELFGVEDPSGLVRPGFLEQSHGGTLYIDEIGDMPITTQGKILRVLTDQSFTRVGGQRQVKVDVRVISSTALNLAGEIEERRFREDLFYRLNVVPLAIPPLSERRDDIPALVEHYLARFAAERRVPPPEIASDAMAALQANEWPGNVRQLRNVIERTMILAPGDRIGRIELDMLPAELTSGGGGEGMGQSAIMGAPLREARESFEREYLRIQIRRFSGNISRTATFIGMERSALHRKLKLLGITEGKD, encoded by the coding sequence ATGGCGCTTGATATTCTGATAGTGGACGATGAAGAGGATATTCGCGATCTGGTCGCGGGTGTGCTGGAAGACGAAGGTTTCACCACCCGCACCGCCGCCAATAGCGACAGCGCCATCGATGCGCTGGACGGTCGCCGTCCCTCGCTGGTGCTGCTGGACGTCTGGTTGCAGGGGTCGCGTATGGACGGCCTGGAATTGCTGGATGAGATCAAGCGGCGCGATCCCACCATCCCGGTGCTGATGATTTCAGGCCACGGCAATATCGACACCGCCGTCGCTGCGATCCGCAAGGGTGCGGCCGACTTCATCGAAAAACCGTTCGAGGCCGATCGCCTGCTGCATCTGGTATCTCGCGCGACCGAAACCGAACGGCTGCGGCGGGAAAACCAGGTCTTGCGCGCCCGTTTCGGCCAGGACGACGAACTGACCGGCACGTCGGCGTCGATCAACGGGGTGCGCGCCACGATCAAGAAGGTCGCGGGCACGGGCAGCCGCGTCCTCATTTCCGGTCCCGCCGGCGTCGGCAAGGAAGTCGCCGCGCGCATGCTGCACAGCTGGAGCGGCCGCGCCGATTCGCCCTTCATCATCGTCGCCGCCGCGCGCATGGACCCCGACCGGGTCGAGGAAGAGCTATTCGGCGTGGAAGATCCCAGCGGCCTCGTCCGCCCCGGTTTCCTCGAACAGTCGCATGGCGGCACCCTCTATATCGACGAGATCGGCGACATGCCGATCACCACGCAGGGCAAGATATTGCGCGTGCTGACCGACCAGAGCTTCACTCGCGTCGGTGGCCAGCGGCAGGTGAAGGTCGACGTGCGCGTCATATCCTCCACCGCGCTCAACCTGGCGGGCGAGATCGAGGAACGGCGTTTCCGCGAAGATCTGTTCTACCGTCTCAACGTCGTGCCGCTCGCCATCCCGCCCTTGTCCGAACGGCGCGATGATATTCCCGCGCTGGTCGAACATTATCTCGCCCGGTTCGCCGCCGAACGCCGCGTGCCGCCGCCGGAGATCGCCAGCGACGCCATGGCTGCGCTCCAGGCCAATGAATGGCCGGGCAACGTCCGCCAGCTCCGCAACGTCATCGAACGCACGATGATCCTGGCGCCGGGCGACCGGATCGGGCGGATCGAACTCGACATGCTGCCCGCCGAACTCACCAGCGGCGGCGGCGGGGAGGGGATGGGCCAGTCCGCGATCATGGGCGCGCCCCTGCGCGAAGCACGCGAGAGTTTCGAGCGCGAATATCTGCGCATCCAGATCCGGCGCTTTTCGGGAAACATATCGCGCACCGCGACGTTCATCGGCATGGAACGGTCTGCATTGCACCGCAAACTCAAGCTGCTGGGCATTACCGAGGGCAAGGATTAG
- the hfq gene encoding RNA chaperone Hfq, whose translation MATTMADKVNNLQDIFLNSLRKTKTPVTMFLVKGVKLQGIITWFDNFSVLLRRDGQSQLVYKHAISTVMPAQSMDLTDLRKASDGNGKGKLLQEIFLSAVRKSGSPVTMFLVNGVMLQGEIAAFDLFCMLLERDGMVQLVYKHAISTVQPLHALDLTGENEQDD comes from the coding sequence CTGGCGACGACCATGGCCGACAAAGTGAACAATCTTCAGGATATCTTCCTCAACAGCCTGCGCAAGACCAAGACCCCGGTGACCATGTTCCTGGTCAAGGGCGTGAAGTTGCAGGGCATCATCACCTGGTTCGACAATTTTTCCGTTCTGCTGCGCCGCGACGGCCAGTCGCAGCTTGTCTACAAGCATGCGATTTCCACCGTCATGCCTGCCCAGTCGATGGACCTGACCGACCTGCGCAAGGCCAGCGACGGCAATGGCAAGGGCAAGCTGCTCCAGGAAATCTTCCTGTCAGCCGTCCGCAAATCCGGCAGCCCGGTGACGATGTTCCTGGTGAACGGCGTCATGCTTCAGGGTGAAATCGCCGCCTTCGACCTGTTCTGTATGTTGCTCGAACGCGACGGCATGGTGCAGCTCGTCTACAAACACGCCATCTCGACGGTCCAGCCGCTCCATGCGCTCGACCTGACCGGCGAAAACGAACAGGACGATTGA